One window of Sphingomonas sp. KC8 genomic DNA carries:
- a CDS encoding phytoene/squalene synthase family protein: protein MNTLPDRAALVKAAHDSIARGSKSFRAASRLFGRETRERAWLLYAWCRRCDDIADGQDHGHGMRPVADPIGRLSEMQRLTDMALAGEITGEPAFDALGVVVRECGIPHALPRDLLRGFALDADGFAPRHADDLYLYCYHVAGVVGVMMAMVMGVPASDHDTLDRACDLGIAFQLANIARDISEDDAAGRCYLPDDWLTEFDIPPGEAMRPHWRGRLALIAKRLAERAAAHEAAARGGVSALGLRDAWAVLSAGHIYGGIVREVAARGEQAWDARVFTTRPQKLRWAARALVEAAGRAKFPRTDRTGLWTRPALTGN from the coding sequence GTGAACACCCTGCCGGATCGGGCCGCGCTGGTGAAAGCCGCGCATGACAGCATCGCGCGAGGCTCGAAAAGCTTTCGCGCGGCGAGCCGCCTGTTCGGCCGCGAAACCCGCGAGCGCGCCTGGCTGCTCTACGCCTGGTGCCGCCGTTGCGACGATATCGCCGACGGGCAGGATCATGGCCATGGCATGCGCCCCGTCGCCGATCCGATCGGCCGGCTGTCCGAAATGCAGCGGCTGACCGATATGGCGCTGGCGGGCGAGATCACCGGCGAACCGGCGTTCGATGCGCTGGGCGTGGTGGTGCGCGAATGCGGCATCCCGCACGCGCTGCCGCGCGATCTGCTGCGCGGCTTCGCGCTCGACGCGGATGGCTTTGCGCCGCGCCATGCCGATGATCTGTATCTTTATTGCTATCATGTCGCAGGCGTCGTCGGGGTGATGATGGCGATGGTGATGGGGGTTCCGGCCAGCGACCATGATACGCTGGACCGGGCGTGCGACCTCGGCATCGCATTCCAGCTCGCCAATATCGCGCGCGACATCAGCGAGGATGACGCCGCCGGGCGCTGCTATCTGCCCGACGATTGGCTGACGGAGTTCGATATCCCGCCGGGCGAAGCGATGCGGCCGCACTGGCGTGGGCGGCTGGCGCTGATCGCAAAACGGCTGGCCGAACGCGCAGCCGCGCATGAGGCGGCCGCGCGCGGCGGGGTTTCGGCGCTGGGCCTGCGCGATGCCTGGGCGGTGCTATCGGCCGGCCATATCTATGGCGGCATCGTCCGCGAAGTGGCGGCACGGGGCGAACAGGCGTGGGACGCGCGCGTCTTCACCACCCGGCCGCAGAAATTGCGCTGGGCGGCCAGGGCACTGGTCGAGGCGGCTGGACGGGCCAAATTTCCGCGCACCGACCGTACCGGATTATGGACGCGGCCAGCGCTGACCGGGAATTAA